The Ptychodera flava strain L36383 chromosome 3, AS_Pfla_20210202, whole genome shotgun sequence region ACGTGACCCGCTCCGTCGCCACTGTGCTCGCTGAACAGAGAAAGGTGTTCGCCGCTAGCACGTGCGGTCAATTCGTCGGCAACTCGGCTAACATCACAATTCTATTGAATAACAACCCAGAGTGGAACCCAGTGAAAGGAGTTGTGTACTTCTACGTAGTGGATGACCCAAAGAAGGTGAGACTTTTTACCAGCTGTCTATTGGCGCCCTCTTTGATGAATATTAAACTTTGAATCAGTTCTTCTCTCGTacttgaacaaacaaaattcatgtcaGCACATGAAGCACTGAATGCACGAGGGATCTTTTCACCACATTGCTAACACAGTAACGCATACCATACTCAGTGACGCTTCTGGTTCCTTTAGTCGAAGAGTCGGTCTTTCCCTAACGACTCGGtcactgaccaaataagagctCATACTAGTAACATTTTTGAGCGAAAGTCGTCAATGTAAGgccaaaaaattgaattgtacTGTTCCGATAACAAAAATAGGCTAGGTAGCTctgcaggaatttttttccaaatatttttatttttaaatgtgaatttttcaggggttcagggcgatcaaacactggccacaacatttctagaataatgtatcatacatataaaaggaaaaaataaaataaaataaaagacatcctcgtccAAGCAACAATagagtttagggtcggcaggtaaaaattagggtaggtcgggttatcggaacagcacattttcTGTTCGGCCTAACCACAAAAGTTATAAACATTCAGGGACAGACCAGTAAATCTTCGGGGGTTCCAAAGTGGTGACAATGTGAGCCTCAAACACATTCAGACCCATTGCTCTTGCAAAAGGGAAGAAAGTGTGTCGGTGCACAAACATCTTCAGAGGATACACTAAGACAGAGAAAAGGTATACTGCAATTGTTATCTTACAGGCCATCGTAATATAAGTTGCTGTATGATAGTTCAACCGTGGGGACTAGTGTACACTGGACTGATCAAAAAGTGCTCATTCCACAGCACCCTGAATACGGAAtacggaaaaaaacataagattGTGTCTCTTTCCTTTTAACAGAGCGAAGATTATGCGATATGTCATAACCATCCCGCCGGAAAGCCAGCCGTGCCGTTCTGTTCGGTCCAACATTGGAATTCAAGTAAAGACCTGTTCATCGTCACAACTGCAGGACGAGTATCGGCTGTGTCCTTCACCGTGAACGTACAGTTCAGACCAAAACCTGTCATGGAGGTAATTATCTAAACACAATACGTCCACAAATTACTTTGTATAGACAGGAATTATTGAGGACACGCTCTAGCATCAAATCACATTGTATACCATCGATCATGCACAAAACAATCACGTGCACTCGACGTACACGCTGATTGAATCGTCGTCAAATCTGATGGATGTAAAGTTTATTCTGCATGCATACACACGCTGCACGTGGATACACacattaatatgtaaatgacacATTCAGTCTAAATAAACGCGGCATGCTGAACAAGATCTACACTTTCATAGCCTATGACAGTTATCACTAACCCCACCCACCAATATTGTTGTGCCCTTGCGCACAAGCGTAGCTCCCTGGCTTGGCCACTTCGCTAAGCAAAGCATCTCCCACCATTATCCTTCTGGTGAGGGTCTGTGTTAGGGTGTGTGCCTAAGGGAGTTGATCGGGgggggcaaaatccaggggggtggGGTTCACCTTAAATTTGTAAACTGCAAAgtgggggggggtcatgtatttttcaaacagcacaggggggggggtcacgtaattttcataagtatccatcccgtcaaaaagcagtttcagtgttcaaaatattctgggaaataaaaatgattcacTGCATGGTTTCATTacgtcatttaactgtaaatctgaataaaagtataattataTTCAATTTTTGGGTGCAATTTGTAagaggggggttcacttattttgactgatgcacaggaagaattcGCTGGCTCATACCCCGACCATACTAACTGAACGCTGCCTAATGCACAGTGAAATTAATggcaaagacaaaaaaaatcatgccaTTACGACGAACGTCAGTTTCCATACCATTTTTGCTCAGCGAAAATGCATTTTATCATTTCAGAAATACTATTACATAGAGCCTCAGATGATGGCGAAGAGAAACCCTTACGTCGTATTCCCCAGAATGAATGACGACATCTACTACCTGTCAGAGATAGCAGAGACCTCCACCACACAACAACTTCTCTACCAAGAACAGGTCATCCTGGACGTTTCCTTCTGTGCCAATAAAGAAACCACCGACGACTACCTCATCCGGTCCATCGTGTTCGGCACCGACGATATCAGCTCTTTCACTCAGCACATCTGCGACCAAGCGGACTGCACCATCGAGGGCACCCACGTGATAGCCTACAACGGAAACCAGTTGCCCAGCAACACCGTCGATGTCACCACTCAGCACGCTCAGTACCAGCGGCTGTTCGTGCTTCTGACGTGCTGGGGAGGCGACTACAACCCCGCCAAGAAAGCCTACGAGTGTAACTATCAGTACACTGGCAGCATCAGACCGAAATAAAGCAGTGTGACAAGTCAAGCAGTTAGCCCCTTTCCTAGCCAAACAGTTTAGCCGAGGCTCTTTAATTCAAAAGACCACAGTACCAGTTGATTAGGACTGCACCATTGGCTCATGGGAGGGGTGGTCAGATGTCTGCAGAGCGCAATACGCCGAGTCGTGAAGGGCgcaaaacagtctgtttttttaCCACCCATCTCAAAATCTAATGGTGTCATCCACATAAATAACCTTACAATTTACCAAATTGTACTCAGAATCAAAAGAAAATTCAATAAATCCCAAGATGTTGAAAACAAATGTCAACCTTGCCTATTCGGGCATCGAATCATTATGTACAATAATTGCAGCTGCTAACTACACTGTCACGATTTCGAAGGCTATTTTTGTAACGAGTTATTCCGTGCGTACTACACAGTttaattcaaaatttacatatttctagggcttttcatattactttatttaatttgattttttctttGCTAGACTATTTTTTGTTAATCCATCATGTTGGATGGAAACTTAACTCGCATCGCATTTCAGAAATTTAGCGATTTCTCGAGAGCTTTGGAGAGATTTAGAACGTAATGCATAGTTTTTACTTGTGAAGACTTTTATATCTGGGATATAATGAAAAAGTATGCACAGGAATTCgacatggtttttttttgttttgttttgtttgttagactaatttctgccccatttttgagtaaaaaattgGACAGTACTACACTACAAGTATCCACCCGGCAAACGTACATGTCTTCGTATGGCGTGTCGCGTGCATTGTAGATTTTGGAAGCAAAATGCATTTACACGATTTACAGAAGACATATATCTCAGTTGAACAAACCTGGTGATTTCTGTCTTTGTTGAGCTTTTTTTTTCATCGGACCGCATTAGATTTAGGGCAACGTGGAATGAATATGTCAAAAATGAAAGAGTCGGGTTATGAAGTGTATAGCGCCACCAGCGGTAGCTCTACACACTTCGTGACGCGCTTCTCAAGACAGGTTGTCGTTTCGGATCCAAACTTTTCAGTTATTGATATTAGATGTAAAGATGTGTATGTCAATAAGCAATATGTCCCTTTCTCATAAttccattaaaataatgttgttCTGGCAGATAACTGTTCAATAATCCTTTGTATTTCGACGTTTTTATTTCACCTAAACATGCTAGACACTCACTGTACTATTCTCAACACTCATTATTCTCTTTAGGGCAATGACTCTTCTTCGGCATTGCTACTAATCTgcaaatttcagaattatattCCCGTGTGGGTCAACTATCAAGGTACAGTCCGCTTCGTCGATCGCAACATTTTCAACTATGACTTCGTCAGACTCGGGACTTCTAAACTTTTTGTCATTAGATCGAGATCATACCCTGCAGTACAGGAGCAGAGCGCACTTTTGACATTATCACTTTGTTTGCTTGCCAGCACATATCCAGACTGTGTGGGTGAACGTCGTTCATTGTTTGGCAGCACTTTGCCTCCAGAAGACAATGAGCTTAT contains the following coding sequences:
- the LOC139129531 gene encoding uncharacterized protein, with the translated sequence MDPKTFLLLLVCAVTGSCGITTLEIGTRYVTRSVATVLAEQRKVFAASTCGQFVGNSANITILLNNNPEWNPVKGVVYFYVVDDPKKSEDYAICHNHPAGKPAVPFCSVQHWNSSKDLFIVTTAGRVSAVSFTVNVQFRPKPVMEKYYYIEPQMMAKRNPYVVFPRMNDDIYYLSEIAETSTTQQLLYQEQVILDVSFCANKETTDDYLIRSIVFGTDDISSFTQHICDQADCTIEGTHVIAYNGNQLPSNTVDVTTQHAQYQRLFVLLTCWGGDYNPAKKAYECNYQYTGSIRPK